The Oryza sativa Japonica Group chromosome 11, ASM3414082v1 DNA window AAGAAATGCAGTGTCTTCATTTTTCTGTATCCTCTATTTCCAGCAAGAGAGATTCCTTGATTGCATGCAGTTCCTTAATGATATCTCCAGTTGATAATCTACTCGATGGCATTTCCTGGGAGCAAGAAAGTCCTAGTCTAAGTAATGAAATCAGGCAATCGATCTTTTGCTTGCTTGAAAAATCATCGGTTGTCTCAGGATCATGCTGATCAATGCCCAGACACAGCTTGTTGTCAACAATGTCCATCACTTTACCATGTAAACCCAGACTTACAGACTCGCAGAGGCTCAATCCTTGTGTAAATTCGCTGTCACTGGGCCTCTTCCCAGTTACAGTTTCCAACACAAGAATGCCGTAGCTGTAAATATCACCTTGCGTCGACACAGTATTCCCAGCACCATATTCTGTTGCATCGAACATTCCCCAGAAATATTAGAATTCTTATAACTTGTATAGCTATAAATTTACCATAAGTTGTACTGATATACAATtaggtaaaaataaaaattcaatgCTTCCCCTAAAACTAATTTCATCTGCAAATGGCCCATAATATTATGAGCCTcactccggtgctttctacttaTAGTAGAAAATAATCCGAGCCGTTGATCGTATATAATCGTAGGGTTGAGATCTAATTCTACTACCACCACTCATAGTGGTAGTAGAAACGTGGAGGGGTATATTTGTCCATAGATAATAATTCATGTAAGGGTATTATCGTAAATTATTATTCAGTAACTCTAAACCTTCGCCATTCTCAAGCGGCTGACCCCATCCATCGTTGACTTCGTCGCttgtccatctccctctccgcctccaTCATCTCCAGCGCGATCgacatctcctccccctccagcGACCAAGGGTGGCCCTTCTCCTCTTCGCCAAGCCGCTGAAGGTCCTTGCCCACGGCGGACGACTAGTCCTGCCATGTAGCTTTGACCAAGACAGGAGATCGCCGGGCAATTGGACGGCGGACGAAATTCAACGGgttccggcgaacggcggcgaggtaGGAGGAATGGGCAACTGGGAATGAACGAGTGTAGTATGGGGATGTGGTGGACGGCTCGGATTGGCCAAGAAATGAGCTATGGCAGCCGGCGACGTGCAGTGGCGGAGCTCGAGTGAGGCGGTGGCatttggtcgccgccggcgaccgtacGAGCAGCTAAGGGACTTGGGAATGAGGTGTTTGGATGCTACATGAATAGGGACTGTGCATGACTTCACAAGCTGCCGCGGAGCTAATGCAAATGCTTTTGCATAAACACGACAGTAGACCAGGGAGTTTGCAGCAAAGAGTGAATCAAGATGTTCTAAGCCCCCATTAGTAGACATTGTCCTAtgactgaaaaaaaatcaatttagtGGCAATTGAGGGCTTAGCTACCCCCATATGAGCACAAGAAAGGAATCATGTAGCGATGATTCAGAGCGCCAGAATATGACAGAATGCAGTTAGATGTTTCGATGGTATGAAATATAAAACAAATCCTGAATTACAGCTCTGACTGAAATGCAATTTACATATGGGCAAAACTCTGATAGTGAAAAATCTCATTTAAGCAGTTTATCAGATTTTTTCAGTCTCACTCTTTCAGGAGCAAAACAACTTGTTTACTGATCCAGGAGCAGGATGACATATTTCAGTTCAAATTGCTTGGATTCATCTCACCCCATCACAGttgcacacaaaaaaaatgcacaacaCACTAACATGGTCAACACATTGACATTACTAGTAGTCCATCACtattcaccttttcttttttacttaaaCCATTACTGAACAATGAATATATTGGGACAGTCACAAGATCCAATAAACATCAGTATCTCAAAGCTCGTCAATTAGTCAATGAAGTATTCGACACACCATACAACTGAATATTACAAGCAGAATGAACTGGGCAGGCCTTCTTGTTGTCACGGAGCCACTTCGCGATGTTGCAATCCTCGTGGAAGTCATGCCCGCAGGAGAGCGTGCGGACAGTCGCCGGCCACCATCCTGAGCTAGCAGATCGGGCATGCCGCATGCATCGTTCAGCGTCCGATCCAGTGTCCTGACGCCGCCGCGAGCACGGATGTGCTGAAACCTCTGAGCATTGCGGTCTATCAggttcgccggcgacgccttCCACGGCAACACGCAGCGAGCGACACTGTTGCATATTCTGCATCTCATGCCGTGCTCGCGGTCGAGGAGGTGCTCGCCGATGCAAGCCACAAGACTCGGGCACGCACGGAGGGGGACCGGGGATACGGCGCTGGAATGTATCGCAGCTGCCTCCCAAGTGGCCGCAGCCCACACAATCAGAGCAACACGGAATGGAGATCACTACCCGCCGGCGGAATGGATTGAATCCTCCAAAGTGGGCGCTGCCAAGAATCTTAGGTCTTGCGCAGGGGCTCCGGCGAAATCGGACGCGCGCGGAAGGCCACTCGCAGCGGACAGAAGGCCACGATGGCGAACCAGGATGCCGACGTGGAAtacaggagaggaggaggaacggATAGACAGGTGAGAGGTGGGAGGAGGGGACGCCTGAGGGTTTCACCGCACCGAGCCACGGCGTGCCGGGAGGAGTAGCGATAAGCAACGTGCGTCGGGCGAGATGCGGTGCTTTTCGTCGGACCTGATGCGATCAAGCCAAGACCGACCGAGACAGAGAAAATAGATCCTGCCAAAATTGCCCCTAATATATATTAGGAGATTACTAATCTACCCTTTAAAATGAACGGTCGAGATTAATTTTACTTGTAGTATAATACTccaagtagaaagcaccggagcaTTGCTCTAATATTATTGTATAAATGTGGGCTTCATTTGAAGAACAAGAAACAGACTAACCTGGGGCAGCATAGCCAATCGTCCCTCTAAATAGTATTGAGTTCGTCGAGGGTTGGAAAACTGAGTTTTGCTCATCAAGAATCCTTGCAAGTCCAAAGTCTCCAACACGAGCCACCATGTCAGAATCCAAGAGAACATTACTTGACTTAATATCACAATGTATCACAGGGGCAGGGCCATGGCAATGAAGATAATCCAATGCATAAGCCACATCAAGGAGTATGCTCACTCTTTCCAGGATATTCAAGTACCTTTGCTCTGTATGATCATTATTGTCAGGATGTAGCCAACCATCTAAACTGCCATTAGGCATGAACTCGAACACAATTGCTTTGAAGTCATTGCCACTGTTATCAATGCTTGAGCAAGCTGTAATTATTTTGACAAGGTTCCGATGCCATAGGTTTCGCAGTGCTTCGCATTCGGCTATGAAACTTTTGAGTGCGCCAGGGGTTTGGAGTTTTAGCACTTTCACAGCTATATCTTTACTTTCACCAGCTTGATTATTTATTTCTCCTTTGTACACAGACCCAAATGATCCTGATCCCAACAAATTGGTTGCTGAGAAATTATCTGTTGCTCTTACCAGCTGGGAGTGAGAGATCAAGGGATGGCCTTCCATGGATGTGGTAGATGGGATGTTTGTTTTTATATTCTTACGCCAATAGAGAAGCTTGTAGAGCAATAAGAGGAGTAGTAATGTTACAGCAAGAGAAACAACAATAGGAATTACCAGAAGTTTTTGCCTTCTGTGTGGTGACTGTGAAGAGCATCTAGGCAAATGTAGATCTGGTATGCCACCACAAAGTTTGCCATTTCCATGGATGGAAATTGCGGAAGGATTCGAAAAGACACCAAAAGTTGGTACTTCACCACTAAAGTCATTGAATGAAAGGTTGAGATAACTGAGCATGGTAAGGTTTGACAGGAATGTGGGTATTTGACCTGACAAGTTGTTATTGGAAAGATCAAGAATTTGTAGACCTTTCAATTGACTCAGGAGTGATGGAACGCTACCGCTCAAGAAATTATTTTGGAGAGATATATTCTGGAGAAGTTGGCATTCACCAAGGGTGCTAGGGATTTCACCTGATAACTTGTTGGAATCTGCATAGAATTGAACAAGATTTTTCAAGCCCCCGATTTCTTGTGGTATTGATCCTTCCAAGTTGTTATTGGATATATCCAAAGTTAACGACAACGTGTGAATCTTAAATATTTCAACAGGAATAGAACCTGTGAAATTATTGCTTGAAAGACCTAGTTCCACTAGGTTTGTCAGGTTTCCAAGTGCACTTGGTATCCTACCAGTGAAGGCATTCACATCAAGGCGGAAATAATTTAGTTCTGTAAGATTCCCTATGGCTAATGGGATTGAtccacttattttattattgtcTATATATAAAACTTGCAGATTTTTAAGCCTGCCCAACGATGACGGAAGAATTCCCGTGAAAGAGTTGTTATGGAGTAGAAGAGCTTCTAACCTAACGAGGTTACCAATCTCTTCAGGCAAGCTTCCAGATATTGCATTAAAATCAAGATAGAGGTATTCAAGATAAACTGAAAGGTTTGAGATTGAAACAGGAAGTACCCCTTCAAACCTATTGTTGCCCAGGAACAAAGCTTGCAACTTGGAGCAATTCGTTAACGCAGATATGAATCCCCATCCTTTCTGATCTTTAGCTTCAAGGAATGTGTGCTCAGCTTCTAGCGAAGTGAGGTTTCTTAACCTTCCAACCTCCGGAGGAATGATTCCACCGAAAGAGTTGAAACCAATCTGTATCCGCGACAAAGCGGACACGTTACCTATTGATACAGGGATGTTGCCATGAAACTGGTTGTCGTTAATGTACAAGTGCTGCAGATGAGGAAGAGAGTTGAACACATCAGGAGGCATCGTCCCATGCAACATGTTTTGCTGGAGATTAAGCTCTGTCAGAGAGGAAACATTCCAGATGGAAGAGGGGATCAGCCCGGTTAGATTGTTGAAGCCTAGCTCAAGCCATGACAATCCAGAGAGCATGCCAAGGGATGATGGGATGGCTCCTGATAGCATGTTGTGTGCAAGAAGAAGATGATAGAGGTTGGTGAGATTGCCCAAACCAGGCGGTATCTCACCGTGCAGCCTGTTCTTGAACAAAGATAGGGCGCCCAACGATTGCAAATCTGCCAGAGACCGAGGGATCTCTCCTGACAAAGCATTTTCATGAAGGCCCAACCTGACAAGATTCTTCAACGCACCTAGCTCGGCTGGGATCTCACCTTGGAGCTGGTTGTTGCCTAGGTCAATCGACATGAGCTCGGCACATTCTCCAATGGAAGCCGGGATGCTTCCTTGGAGATAGTTCGAGCTTAGGTTCAGCATCCTAAGCCTGGTGAGTTGCCCGATCTCTGGAGGTATGTCCCCGGTGAACTGGTTGTCACCAAGTTCCAGCTCCCTGAGCAAGGACAGGTTGCCCAATGACGGAGAGATCCTTCCAGACAGGTTGAACGAGCTCATTTGCAACGCCACAACCCTCTCGGGATGCCGGCCGCCGCACACAACTCCCGGCCAGCTGCAGTAGTGGCTTGAAGCGTTCCATGATGCCAGGAAGCCATCAGACAGCAGCATGGACTTGAACGAGAGGAGCGCAGGCTCATCCGCCATGGCAGtacttctgctgctgctgctgctccctgGAGAAACCTGGGCGTAGAAACAGGACAGCAACAGCAGTGAGGAGCAGAGCAATGCTGTTGCTCTTGCCATGATGATCAAGCCAGTGGTGTTGACAGGAATCGCACCGCAAACGGTGAGGAATTTGGGGAGGATTTTGGGAGAAAGAGATAGAGCAGAGTAAGaattgaggaagaagaagatagaACAGAGTAGGTTGGAATGAAAGCAGGGAGAGATTGGAATTATAGGAAGGAATAGTTGTTTCATTACAAATCAGTCCGCCCCTTGTCTCTGAcacctgcccaccttatatagcaCAACGCCATTAGGTCTCTCTCCCCCTTGCTGATAGTGGGCTAGCCAATAGATACTGGCTGACTCCACTCGCTTGTTTAGTTTCTAGCTTTGATCGTCtgtcttctttattttttttaaaaaaaaattaaaaacatatgtCATGCATaaatactatttatgttttttcatctaataacaataatatattaattataaaaaaaatttaaataagtcgAACGATCAAAGTTAGACACGAAAAAACTTATAGCTATGCTTAAAATGGAACGAAGTGAGTAGAATACTTTGTGTTGGGCTGCCTTTCTCTAGAAGATTTCCTGTGGGCCTGAATTGCGACatgagccgccgccgacgaccctgTCTTCCCACCTTGCTCTTGTGCTGATCGACTTGAGGATGACAAGTGGCTGCAAGAATGCATTTGCATATATTAAAGGGTtctttatatatagaaaaaccTTGAGTTATTCTTCTGATCCCCAGCAAACAAAGAGGATGTATTTAGTTCataccaaaattggaagtttggttgaaattggaacgatgtgacagaaaaagttgaaagtttgtgtgtgtaagaaagtttcaatgtgataaaaaagttggaagtttgaagaaaaacttagAAACTAAATACGGCGAGAATAGAATGTATATATGTGCTACTTGTGTCCACATCAGGAATATGTCGGCGACCGGTCATTTCATTGCTACTTCCAGTCCACTGGAGGGTCAATGCAATCAGTTGATCTAACGTATGGAACTATGGATGCATGCGGTAGTACTGAAACTGCCCAGTTCCTACCAGACAGCTTTTGGCAAATAATTTCCTGTCTTTTTAATCAAAGCAGGCCACTtgcaaaatatataatcatttTGTGTTCTCCAGTCAGTCATGCACTTTTGTTTTCATTCAACAAGTAGTCAAGGGGCATGCGCTTTGGTGCACATCATTTCTCGACAAAACGTTTGGTGTGCTTCGATAAAAAACCTTCTTCTAACCTTTTTTTCCCTCTATCTTTATAATATTTGGATGATCTTCTTCGGTCATCTCGACAAAAAGTTTGTTCGAAATAAGATTAGTGACTACAAAATAATGCAGTCTGATGAGCAGCATGAGTAGTCCTTGCTATTTACATTGCCAATTTTCTGCATATTAAATCACTATAATCATCAACAAAGCTGTCTCAGTCGAGTCGAGGTAGTCACTGGTTTCAACTCAATTTAATATGATTTCTCCTGAATTTGCATACGACCTCTAGATCAAGTTCAACAATACAACAACATGAGCAGTGTTATCGCCACTCAATCCCGACATCATATGTGTTCCCCCAAAATTTCTACAAGTCTAAACTTAATTTCTGAGTCGCAAGAATCTCTGTATGcaagacaatttttttttcaaaagaaaaataataataataatttttgaGGTTAAATGTTGGGGATTCTAGATCAGTCTCATGAACGCACCTAAGATTCCTCCCTCTTTGCCCGTCGCCCTTGGAAATTCCGGCAGCGAGCGCCTCAGGCCGCCGCGCTCCCCTCTCCATCCCACTCGGCGGCCATCTCCTGCGCCTCATCCGCCGCCGGTGGGCCTGCCTCTCCGCGCACTGGACTgcaccgacgccggcgccggtggcggcaaTCTCGTCGGCTTCAGAGGCATCTCACGGGGGAATCTCGACGAAAAGCGGTGGAGAGAGACAGACAGGAAAAAAATGATACTCCTAcgtcccaatctaagtatagCCATAATTTTCGGTGCAAGTTCgatcgtccgttttatttactttttatttaataaaattaaaaatagaagTCATGTATAAAGTAATATTTatgtttatcatctaataatagaAAAATgctaatcataaaaatttttcaaataagacggaagATCATAGTTAAGCATAGAAACTCATAGTTActaatgagacggagggagtaaacgaCAAGAAATGGTCAGTGACAAGTTGGTCCCATAATTGAGCGATACGATAGTAAAAGAAAAGGTCCTGAGAACTCCTATTTATGATGAAAATAGGGTTAATTTGAACCATGCCTTTATAAACATGGCATATTAGAAAGGATAAATTTGATCCATGTCATTGTAAATTtgatatctctatctctatctctatctctattattataaaaattgaagatgtttttgccggtattttggtacgtcatccgtctATGAGTCGGCTTTTAAGTTAGTTtgattttggaaatacatatccgtatttgagtcgttTTTAATATCGTTtacttttgataatacaaaaggaatcacataagaaatttgtttaaaaaaactcgcatgctaacttgagacgatcgtaCTCCTAACTACacctcatgattttctaaaatatatatatcgtgGCGAATTCCcatagtgaatttcatcttaactaagccatataacaataataaaattaaaatagacttcacccgttacaagcacggatatttttttctagtatttaTAAAAGTATCACTACTATCATCTATGTGAAACCAAGTAATTCTTTCAGTgtcctccctccgtccctaaatacaagggattttgattGGATGTGATATATGGTAATATGATGAATCTGGAAAAGCatcctgtctagattcgttgtacttcATGTATGTCAAATTCGTTATATTAGCATGTGTTATATCCAATCATAATCCCTAAGTATAattagagatggagggagtatgagatATGCCATTTTCTACACCTAGACTCTAGTGGACCCACGTGCAGGCCATGGCATTTCGTATTGCCCAAAATACCCCTGTTACATGTCTTCTTTCCACATCGTTGACACATGGGTCCCAGACGTCATTCCCTTCCAAATCCCCACTGAACTCCCACCACGAGGAGTTGCCGTTCACCTCTTGCGGCAGTGGTAGCGCACTCGTCGGCGAGGTTATCCATTCTCCTCTCCGCTCGGCTTTGCCTGCACCTGGCTACTGTGGGGACTTGGCGGCCGGAGCACTCGTACGTCGACGAGGTCCATGTTGATTGACATGCTTCGCTGGTCAAAATGGGGTCCGCTTTGGTTGCTGGAGAGATTTTAATCGCTGTTTTAGAAACTCCTCGTTTTGTTGGGTTTCGTTGAGAAATCAAGAGCGTTTAGTGGCAACATCGTTTTGATCTCGGATTTTTAGTTACTGATCTCGCggtagggtttgaaatttcggttcataatttccgaaatttcggtaatttcgTCCCCCACCGGTGTGCTCAAATCTCGCCCGAAATTTTAggttttttacaatttttttgtgaatttggtcaaattttatttaaattcagtcaaattttcaaataatttcggccagaaatttccaaaattttggtcACCCCCAGCATAAAATCCAATTTCGAAATTGAAAACCCTGTCTCGCGGTCGCTAGTTTCGGCGTTGGTCAGTCCACCGCCTCCAATTAATTGCTGtgggccgccggcgacgccaagACCGACCCCAATCGCCATCTTCCTCGACACCAGCTTGCTCGCCACTGCGGACATGGATATGTCGTCGTGGCCGTCTCCCTTGACGCCGGCTACTGCAGGTCTACCCTACACAGCCGTGGCCATCTCCCTTGTCGCTGGCTGCTGCATGCAgtgggaagggagggagggtgaTGTTGAAGCGGTGTGAGTcgcaggcgacggcgaggaccaGCAGAAAGGCCGCCGGCAGGAGGGGGTCATCGGCGTCGAGAGAACCGAACCCACTAGCTGCTACAGCCAAGTATGCAAGGGTAATTACAACCATATACAAAAACACGTTACGAAGAAAATGAGTCAAACCGAGCCATACGGCATGGCATCGAACTAAATCTTTTACGTATTTGGTATGGTTGCGAATAGACGAATAGTAGCAATATTTAGTTGAAATGATACTTTTTAATGGCacggatcaaattaacccttttAATAATAGAATATATGGGCAATTGTATTCTTGCCCCTACTTTGAACTggaattgtgattttaccctcGTTTTTAGGGTTTGTATTTTGCCTTCATTTCTTCGAAATGATCACTCAGTGTTACCTTTATTATGTTAAAATGATTTAACAGTGTTAACTACTACCTCCACGGTTATAAAACTTTTTGctattgtccatattcatatatatgttaatgaatccaaacatatatgtgtgcctaaattcattaacatctgtATGAATGTGGTCAATGCTAAAAAATCTTAAGatctgaaacagaggaagtatgagATAAAAAGACGTGTATATCCT harbors:
- the LOC9269230 gene encoding receptor kinase-like protein Xa21 codes for the protein MKQLFLPIIPISPCFHSNLLCSIFFFLNSYSALSLSPKILPKFLTVCGAIPVNTTGLIIMARATALLCSSLLLLSCFYAQVSPGSSSSSRSTAMADEPALLSFKSMLLSDGFLASWNASSHYCSWPGVVCGGRHPERVVALQMSSFNLSGRISPSLGNLSLLRELELGDNQFTGDIPPEIGQLTRLRMLNLSSNYLQGSIPASIGECAELMSIDLGNNQLQGEIPAELGALKNLVRLGLHENALSGEIPRSLADLQSLGALSLFKNRLHGEIPPGLGNLTNLYHLLLAHNMLSGAIPSSLGMLSGLSWLELGFNNLTGLIPSSIWNVSSLTELNLQQNMLHGTMPPDVFNSLPHLQHLYINDNQFHGNIPVSIGNVSALSRIQIGFNSFGGIIPPEVGRLRNLTSLEAEHTFLEAKDQKGWGFISALTNCSKLQALFLGNNRFEGVLPVSISNLSVYLEYLYLDFNAISGSLPEEIGNLVRLEALLLHNNSFTGILPSSLGRLKNLQVLYIDNNKISGSIPLAIGNLTELNYFRLDVNAFTGRIPSALGNLTNLVELGLSSNNFTGSIPVEIFKIHTLSLTLDISNNNLEGSIPQEIGGLKNLVQFYADSNKLSGEIPSTLGECQLLQNISLQNNFLSGSVPSLLSQLKGLQILDLSNNNLSGQIPTFLSNLTMLSYLNLSFNDFSGEVPTFGVFSNPSAISIHGNGKLCGGIPDLHLPRCSSQSPHRRQKLLVIPIVVSLAVTLLLLLLLYKLLYWRKNIKTNIPSTTSMEGHPLISHSQLVRATDNFSATNLLGSGSFGSVYKGEINNQAGESKDIAVKVLKLQTPGALKSFIAECEALRNLWHRNLVKIITACSSIDNSGNDFKAIVFEFMPNGSLDGWLHPDNNDHTEQRYLNILERVSILLDVAYALDYLHCHGPAPVIHCDIKSSNVLLDSDMVARVGDFGLARILDEQNSVFQPSTNSILFRGTIGYAAPEYGAGNTVSTQGDIYSYGILVLETVTGKRPSDSEFTQGLSLCESVSLGLHGKVMDIVDNKLCLGIDQHDPETTDDFSSKQKIDCLISLLRLGLSCSQEMPSSRLSTGDIIKELHAIKESLLLEIEDTEK